In Dasania marina DSM 21967, the genomic window ATGGACCACGAACCTTATTAAGAAGCAGCCTTAGTCTTCACCGTTGAGGGCGCACTAAGGCCTATGAGTTAAACGTAAACTATATTGGGTGTACTGGGCTGTATTGGTGTAGCTTGCCGGGCTTTTAGCCCATTATCATTTATTGGTGGCAGCTATTGGTGGTAACTATTGTTACAACACAGCGACATGGCATGCAGTAAAGCCTAATACGCCATGAGAGTCAATTTAATGACACGGGATTTTCGAAAAACGACAGAGATATTGTGATATTAATTGGTACTACTCAGCGGCAGTGGTTTTTTTTGACGGTTTTTTATCCATTCAGTGATGTCGCCCGCCGACATAGGCCTGCAGTAGTGATAGCCCTGTACCTCATCACAGCCCAAAGCTTTAATCACTGCCAGCTCCTCTTCATTCTCCACCCCTTCGGCTACCACATTGAAATTTAAGGTATGCGATAGATTGGTAACGGCGGTAACAATAGCTGCCTTATCGGAGCCTAGGGTAATGTTTTGGACAAAACAGCGATCGATTTTAATCGTATCTATAGGAAAGCGGGTGATATAGCTTAATGAGGAATAGCCGGTGCCAAAGTCATCTAAGGCTATAGAAACCCCTTCACTGCGCAACACTTCCACAATGCTACTGATATTGGGGTCGGCCATAAGCACCCCTTCAGTCATCTCTAACTCTAGATTGCTGGCAGGTAGGCCGGTGCGCTGCAGTATTTTACGTACTAAATCGGTAATGTTTTTTTCTTTAAACTGGCGGGCCGCGACATTAACTGCCATTTTGGCATCAATCAAGCCCTCATCCAGCCAGCGCTTGGCCTGCACACAGGCGGTTTCCAGCACCCAAGTGCCCAGCTCGACAATTTGCCCAGTATCTTCAGCAACTGAGATAAATTGATCGGGCGGAACCATGCCTTTAACCGGATGAAACCAACGCACCAAGGCTTCGAAACCGCATATGGACTGGTCTACTGTTGATATTTTAGGCTGATAAAATAATTCAAACTCGTTGGTATCCAGCGCGCGACGCAAGTCCCCTTGTATGGATAAATGGTTGGAAACCTTGGCCACTAAGTCGCCGCTGTATTGGCGTATCTCATTGCGCCCTTCGGCCTTGGCCTCATGCAGCGCTAAATCAGCCTGTTGAATGATGGTTTCGGCGGAGCTACCGCCTGATTCAGAATAGGCATAGCCTATACTGGCGGTAACGAATAGCTCTTGGCCACGATAAATAAAAGCCTGCTGAAAGCTGGATTTTATCTTGGCGGCAAAATCGGCCACCTGGTGACTTTGTCTGTCCGCCAACGGCAATATGGCGATAAAGGTATCGGAGGCTATGCGCCCTATAATCTCGCTATCGCCAGAATTAATGGTTTCTTTGGTAGTAGATAGGTTTTCTAACACCACGTCCGGGGCAGCAACCTTAAACATCAGTTTTAGACGCTCAGCTAACTGCAACAACACCTCATCACCGGCAGCGTGACCCATGGAGTTATTGATACGGCTAAACATGTCTAAATCTAGCACCATCACCGCCACGCATTTGCCACTGACATGGGCCCGCGGTATCGCTTGATCCAGCATGGGCTCCAATAGTGAACGGTTGGGCAGGCGCGTAAGCCGATCAAAATAAGCTAAGCGTAGGATTTCTTTTTCAGACTCTTTACGGGCAGTGATATCAACACCCAGACCCAGCATATGGCTTTCGTTATTGCGCTCATCACGCATCAGATTTAAATGCAGCTCTATATAGTGCACCTGCCCCCGCGGGGTCACAAAGCGGTGCTCTATACGGGCTTCTTTGCGCTGTTTGATCGCCCTGGCCACCGTGGCCTCTACCCACTCTTTATCATCGGGGTGGCAATGCTTATCTAACAGCGCTTTATCATCAGGGCTACAGCCCTTACCCAGTTCGTATAAACTGAACATCTCATTGGTAATCGTAAAGCGCTCACGGCCAAAGTCGTACTCCCAGTAGCCCAGTTTGGCGATAAGCTGGGCATTTTCCAGCGACTGGGTGCTAACCCGCAGCTTATCCATCATCGCCCTAGAGCGCAGGTGGTAACGTATGCGGTGTATCAGCATATTGTGATTGATAGGCTTGGTGAAAAAGTCGGTAGAGCCTACCTCATAGGCGCGGTTAATCGAGTCCACATCATCTAGGCCAGTAAGCATCAATATGGGCAGATAATAACCCTTGGGGTGTAAGCGCAACTCGCGACAAACATCAAAACCGTCAATGTCCGGCAGCAAAGCATCTAATAACACTAAGTCGGGCTGGTAGGCTTCCATAGTTTCCAGCACTACGCCACCACAGTCTACCGCTACCACCTCAAAGCCGGCATTGCGCAGGATTTTGCTCACTAATTGACGTTCAACAGGATTATCTTCTACAACGAGGATAATCGCTCGATCCTGTTCGCTGGTGGTAGCTGATGGAGTGATATCGACCAATGGAAACCTCAAAAAAACGCCTATTAAATAGGCTGTTATACCTTCTACTGAAAAGCCTGAACCAGAAGCATAGATGACAGAGCCTCATAGGGCTAATTTATTCCTGTGCAGCAGCCCCGTTTATTGGAAAAACCGCCCTATACACAAATAGTTAGCTTAACAGCTTTGGGGGTTATTAAGCTGCCCCAGCAGACTAACAAAATCGTATTCCAAATCATCAGCTAAACCTATCCAGTCCTGACGCTGTTGAGCATATAACATGTTCATTGAAATTTGATGAAACTGCGGTAAACAGACTGGCGGCACCGTTAACAGCAGCGCTTCAAAAGACTCAGTATGACTAATAATTCTATTGCTAGCCTCCAGGTGCTTACCTAGACGATACAAATGTGCTGTTGCTATTAACTGCTCAGCTAGCTCACCGGTATCTATCATAAACTCACCTCATCTAAATAACAGGTTCCAGCGATAGCCGCCCCTAAGCGAGAACTGTTATAAACCTTAAGATGCTTATGCGCCTCCAAATACAGCTCTAAACTTGACAGATAGCTAGCCAAATTGGGCACGGATTGTACTCGTTCGCCATGGCCGTTTAGCAAGTAACAGCTAGACATGGCCTGTTGCGTATGTATGCCCAACTCTTCATCGCCCCAATAACTATGAGTTTTATTATCAATAAAGCAAAAATCACAACCAAATAAAACCAACTCTTGCACCGCCATTTGTTGGGCCAAATCGATAGTCGGGTGAATCACGCTGCCCCCTAGATACAAACGACCTTTGGGGTATAGCGCGCACAAGTCATGGTATAGAGAAATATCCCCATATGCTGCATAGCGAGTCCCCTGCCACGCTGTCAGCAAGCTGTTTTGCACCACAGGGAAATAAACTAAATGGCATTGCTGACTGCTCGCTATAGCCAAGTGATCCTCGTGTATATAACGATCTATGCAACAGACAATATCGGGAATAACCCCAGCGCCATGCAGCGCCCGCATGGCCGTATCAACAGCAATTACCAGCGGAGGATTCCCCTCCTCCTGTAGCAAGGACTGCAATTGCGCAATATTCCGCTCGAAGGACGGCCCGGCGCCAACAATAATGGCTCTTGAGTAACGCCCGCTATACTCGGCGATCAATTCACGTACATCACCATCCTGCTGTAATAGCGGTGTGTTTTGCTGAAAACGAGCCTGCACCACGTTCTCATCCTCTATGGTTTTACGCTCTAGCCAATACTGCTGCAAGTGGGCGCCTACCCTATTAGCTAGCGATATATACCTGTCGGAAGCCAGTTGCATATCGGCTGGCAAAGCAATAAAAGGCCTATATATCCTAGCTGAGATATCAGCGAAATGCAGTTGAACCCTGGGGTTAGTTAACCAAAAGCGTTGATCGGTATGTGATATAAGCAACTTAAAGACCGCTTCGCTTAAGATATAGACATGCAGTTGCTTAAGTCCTGGCCGCGCCAATAAAACACGCTGAACATCCCCCATGCCAGTGCCGTATAAATAGACATGGCTAGCATTTTCCGGTACTGCCAGTGCCTGCAACTGCGCTTCTGCCTCACGATTATGGCGGCTACACAGCTGCACCTGCTCTATGGCAAGGGTTTGCTCCTGCCCCTGAATAACATTGGCGTTAAGCTGAGTACCGCCACTCTCATTAAGTAAAGCAAGTAGCGTCGGCCAGCGATTTTCAATAACCGCAAGATTCTCTGATAACATATTCATTATTATTTATTTTTAGCGTAGTTATTATGTTTACAAACGCCTTACTATACGACATTCCATCGTGCAGTCTAAGCAGATAAAACAAAAAAACGATTTTGATAACCGGCACAGATTATGCATCTGGCGAGAAGGTCGTTTATTTTTTTGACTATGCACCACCACAATACTTAGGAACAGTAATGACAGCGGCCTCGAATATACTGCAAAAAACTCACTGCAATCGCTTTAGTGATACTTATATACCTGCGATTACCCCCGAGGAGCTTGAACGTGAGGGAGCCCAGCACGTATTCCAAAAACATTTCAAAACACAACTATGGCTAACACATAGCTTGCATATAGTAATAGGTAGTGATTCAGGCCTATTAATTAAACACCTGATTAAGCAAGGCTTGCCCAACAGCGCTGTTTATCTGTTTGTTGAGTTAGATCACCTTATAGATACCGTTAAAGCCATTACTCCGGAGCTGCAACAATGGCCAGAACATATTACTTTATGCAAGCTCAGTGATTTCATTCAACAGACCGACAGAATTTTTATTGACCAATATATTTTTAACAACGCAGTACATGTACACAACTCCATAGCTGCTGCCGACAAATTAGACCCAGGCTACCACCAGCTGACTACAGACTTAAACGAGCAGCTACAAGAAAAAATATACCAAGTTGAATATGTATTGTGCGAAGAGCTTTATACCGCCTGCCAATTAAAAAACCTTTCCGAAAATAATATTTCGGCAAAGCTACTCAGTAATCAATACAATGGTGAAACCTGCTTAGTGCTAGGTGCAGGCCCATCATTAGAGCAGCATATAGCGTGGATTAAAACGCATAGAGAAAAACTCACTATTTTTGCCGTATCACGGCTATCAAATCGCTTGCTTAATGAAGGCATCATACCCGATATCATAGTCTGCGCCGACCCCATGGCCATCAGCTTTGATATCAGCAAAGAACTACTACTATTCCCCTCTGACACACTATTTATTAACGCCTATCATGTAGTTCCCACCCTACTGTCACAATGGCATGGCAAAAACGCATTTTTAGGGAGTCGCTATCCTTGGGAAAACACTATGGATGCAGAGGCCGCAGCTCTCGCAGGGCCTACAGTGACTAACACGGCGCTGTGTGCAGCAGCCGAAATGGGTTTTTCCCGCATATTACTGGCAGGGGTAGACCTGTGTTTTGCGGCCGATGGCAGCAGCCATGTACAAGGGGGTAAAGAGGGTGTCATGACTGCCCACCTGGGCTTTGAAGGTGTAAACGTGACCACCTATGCCGGCAACCAAGCAACAACCGACAGGCAAATGCAGCAAGCCGTACAACACCTCGAGAAGCAAGCTGACATAATTGCGCAAATGGGGAAAACCCTGATCAACATTTCATCAAGTGCGGCTGCCGTAAGCGGCATAGAACATATAAACACTGCAAATATAGACTTAACAACAAGAACAACCCTTAGACCCTGCCAATTAGTTCCTGATATTAGTCGCGAAGCGTATATTCAAGATAATCTGGCAGTCATTTCAGAACTAGAAAAAACAGTAAAAGAACTTGATAAAATATTAAGTCTCTGTAAAGACGCTATTAAACACAATAAAAAGATATTTAAACTAGACCAGAATGGTAATTACAACCTCAAAGCCAAACAAAAAGTTGATAGCATACAACGCACTCTAGACAACAATTTTCAGCACCTAACAACGCTCTTAAAAACTATGGGGGTAAAGTTTTTTATTGATTTTTTAAAGCCAGACGACCAAAATACCAGCAGCGACAAAGAGCTAGAAAACAACGGCAAGTCTTAT contains:
- a CDS encoding motility associated factor glycosyltransferase family protein; translated protein: MNMLSENLAVIENRWPTLLALLNESGGTQLNANVIQGQEQTLAIEQVQLCSRHNREAEAQLQALAVPENASHVYLYGTGMGDVQRVLLARPGLKQLHVYILSEAVFKLLISHTDQRFWLTNPRVQLHFADISARIYRPFIALPADMQLASDRYISLANRVGAHLQQYWLERKTIEDENVVQARFQQNTPLLQQDGDVRELIAEYSGRYSRAIIVGAGPSFERNIAQLQSLLQEEGNPPLVIAVDTAMRALHGAGVIPDIVCCIDRYIHEDHLAIASSQQCHLVYFPVVQNSLLTAWQGTRYAAYGDISLYHDLCALYPKGRLYLGGSVIHPTIDLAQQMAVQELVLFGCDFCFIDNKTHSYWGDEELGIHTQQAMSSCYLLNGHGERVQSVPNLASYLSSLELYLEAHKHLKVYNSSRLGAAIAGTCYLDEVSL
- a CDS encoding putative bifunctional diguanylate cyclase/phosphodiesterase; translated protein: MRFPLVDITPSATTSEQDRAIILVVEDNPVERQLVSKILRNAGFEVVAVDCGGVVLETMEAYQPDLVLLDALLPDIDGFDVCRELRLHPKGYYLPILMLTGLDDVDSINRAYEVGSTDFFTKPINHNMLIHRIRYHLRSRAMMDKLRVSTQSLENAQLIAKLGYWEYDFGRERFTITNEMFSLYELGKGCSPDDKALLDKHCHPDDKEWVEATVARAIKQRKEARIEHRFVTPRGQVHYIELHLNLMRDERNNESHMLGLGVDITARKESEKEILRLAYFDRLTRLPNRSLLEPMLDQAIPRAHVSGKCVAVMVLDLDMFSRINNSMGHAAGDEVLLQLAERLKLMFKVAAPDVVLENLSTTKETINSGDSEIIGRIASDTFIAILPLADRQSHQVADFAAKIKSSFQQAFIYRGQELFVTASIGYAYSESGGSSAETIIQQADLALHEAKAEGRNEIRQYSGDLVAKVSNHLSIQGDLRRALDTNEFELFYQPKISTVDQSICGFEALVRWFHPVKGMVPPDQFISVAEDTGQIVELGTWVLETACVQAKRWLDEGLIDAKMAVNVAARQFKEKNITDLVRKILQRTGLPASNLELEMTEGVLMADPNISSIVEVLRSEGVSIALDDFGTGYSSLSYITRFPIDTIKIDRCFVQNITLGSDKAAIVTAVTNLSHTLNFNVVAEGVENEEELAVIKALGCDEVQGYHYCRPMSAGDITEWIKNRQKKPLPLSSTN
- a CDS encoding 6-hydroxymethylpterin diphosphokinase MptE-like protein — translated: MTAASNILQKTHCNRFSDTYIPAITPEELEREGAQHVFQKHFKTQLWLTHSLHIVIGSDSGLLIKHLIKQGLPNSAVYLFVELDHLIDTVKAITPELQQWPEHITLCKLSDFIQQTDRIFIDQYIFNNAVHVHNSIAAADKLDPGYHQLTTDLNEQLQEKIYQVEYVLCEELYTACQLKNLSENNISAKLLSNQYNGETCLVLGAGPSLEQHIAWIKTHREKLTIFAVSRLSNRLLNEGIIPDIIVCADPMAISFDISKELLLFPSDTLFINAYHVVPTLLSQWHGKNAFLGSRYPWENTMDAEAAALAGPTVTNTALCAAAEMGFSRILLAGVDLCFAADGSSHVQGGKEGVMTAHLGFEGVNVTTYAGNQATTDRQMQQAVQHLEKQADIIAQMGKTLINISSSAAAVSGIEHINTANIDLTTRTTLRPCQLVPDISREAYIQDNLAVISELEKTVKELDKILSLCKDAIKHNKKIFKLDQNGNYNLKAKQKVDSIQRTLDNNFQHLTTLLKTMGVKFFIDFLKPDDQNTSSDKELENNGKSYYQAYMKSAESLKWHINSSIIRVNSRLQECNKSANVEQLINQWQADQQPGRAQLWIDRNPEIYKQLSRQQQQTLQQLCAELQQTINATETSYSKAYAAVDHTTGTEDKIYSMAFKNDHGELLKIANELKSNSSLDANSIEQHLYFLALAFYHLCFNEPQKALASFSETKPEQLREDALKAILNLSLGEQDTGKAENALLLLSNISHLYTPHYANILYLNNKINESIQIYTSYLQEHPDDVPCWISLGKVYIAIKEDDMADMVLNHVLEIDPENTLALELKA